In a genomic window of Quercus lobata isolate SW786 chromosome 4, ValleyOak3.0 Primary Assembly, whole genome shotgun sequence:
- the LOC115985423 gene encoding uncharacterized protein LOC115985423 — translation MVEANFHSSDAEAILRIPLSRRYVHDMVFWLHTKDGDYSVKLGYHIARLLAKQDADLGESSREVMGSSIWAKLWKLKAKESRYHVLWECGLAQDIWAGSSRRLQKGVPGLDDMVQLVEYMQNRLTDEELEYFWVQCWFIWNQCNAIVHGGAIQEPGRLNQRAKDFLDEFRAAQLRLSVSAVFSDTSSSGFGAVIRNNLGEVMAAMSAKGPSVVDSEEAEVLACRRVLEFAVDTEFEELMIEGDNSTVIRCLSSIRAFRSRLGNVYADIHVLAAGSRCKSFSCVKREANLAAHSLARYARSIDGDMFWMEETPPPAIEAVYLDSVSLNE, via the exons ATGGTAGAGGCTAATTTTCATAGCTCTGATGCAGAGGCTATTCTCCGTATTCCTTTAAGTCGTAGATATGTGCATGATATGGTTTTTTGGTTGCATACCAAAGATGGGGACTACTCGGTCAAATTAGGTTACCACATTGCAAGATTATTAGCCAAGCAAGATGCTGATTTGGGTGAAAGCTCAAGGGAGGTGATGGGTAGTTCGATATGGGCGAAGCTGTGGAAGCTCAAG GCGAAGGAATCCAGGTATCATGTATTGTGGGAGTGCGGGTTAGCCCAAGATATCTGGGCTGGTAGTTCGCGCCGACTGCAAAAAGGAGTGCCTGGCTTGGATGATATGGTGCAGCTGGTTGAGTATATGCAGAACCGCTTAACGGATGAGGAGTTGgaatatttttgggttcaatgCTGGTTTATTTGGAACCAATGTAATGCCATCGTACATGGTGGAGCTATTCAAGAACCTGGACGTCTAAATCAGAGAGCCAAAGATTTCTTAGATGAATTCCGGGCTGCCCAACTTCGTTTATCTGTGTCAG CTGTTTTCTCTGATACAAGTTCATCTGGTTTTGGCGCTGTAATCCGTAACAATCTGGGGGAAGTTATGGCTGCTATGTCAGCCAAAGGACCGAGTGTGGTGGACAGCGAGGAGGCAGAGGTACTTGCTTGTCGGAGAGTGCTGGAGTTTGCTGTGGATACCGAATTTGAGGAGCTGATGATTGAAGGTGACAACTCTACGGTCATAAGGTGCTTATCTTCTATACGGGCTTTTCGTTCTAGGCTGGGAAATGTTTATGCAGACATACACGTTTTGGCTGCTGGTTCCAGATGTAAGTCATTTTCTTGTGTTAAACGGGAAGCCAACTTAGCTGCTCATTCCTTAGCTAGATATGCTAGGTCTATTGATGGGGACATGTTTTGGATGGAGGAAACTCCACCTCCTGCTATTGAGGCTGTGTATTTGGACTCTGTTTctttgaatgaatga
- the LOC115984308 gene encoding TMV resistance protein N-like: MANLTNFSTHKQEYDIFLSFRGEDTRNKFVSHLYEALCNAGFYTFIDNNLQKGEIVSKQLFKTIKMSKISIVVLSENYASSTWCLDELDYILKRKKKGQFVLPVFYEVEPSEVRKQEQKFGDNLSKHAEKFKDKVQNWKAALNKVGRLSGCHYKGGSETKFIREIIEEISKFKIMGKLLYVAKYPVGVDSRAKDVESLVDIKSDYVHMVGIHGLGGIGKTTIAKAVYNKIVGNFERSCFLANVRENSRTDDDTIKLQEKILSKILQNQHLKVNNVSEGINVIKERLRSKRVLLVLDDVDKSKQIENLLAKHDWLVSGSRVIITTRDEHLLIALGKVCTTYKVKKLDNHEALDLFSQYAFHKVKPDEEYSKLTNQALYYAKGLPLALEIIGSNLCGETKPVWESTLRKYEKYPDERINEILEVSYDGLGENEKNIFLDISCFFKGRSKDFVENILDKCNLYPKSGIQILVHKSLITIDQYGKLSMHDLIQQMGMEIVRQESPNIPRKRSRLCNYKDALQFLLGNTGSEEIRGIMLYSPTLKQVRLHPEAFKMMENLIFLMVDNVEISEALTYLPSGLRLLEWPKYPFNFPSNYCPQQLVALEMRGSCIRLEKIFKQEDLYENIKSINLSECEFIRKLPGFRAPNLETLNLGGCVNLTEVHDNIGLLDKLEYWELGFCKKLEILPSKLNLKSLWNLNLHGCKRLKKFPQIHPEMKCLILYLGDTRISKLPSSLKYLTRGLIGLHLNDVQNLDLSFAQYGFKSLTYLDLSSFDGNMVDLYIWLRPDYLPVLATLLLYFQTSESH, translated from the exons ATGGCTAACCTCACCAATTTTTCTACTCACAAACAGGAATATGATATATTCTTGAGTTTTAGAGGTGAAGATACCCGTAATAAATTTGTAAGCCATTTATATGAAGCTTTGTGTAACGCAGGCTTTTACACCTTCATTGATAATAACCTTCAAAAAGGagaaatagtttcaaaacaacttttcaaaacaattaaaatgtCCAAGATTTCAATTGTTGTACTTTCTGAAAACTATGCATCTTCTACTTGGTGTTTGGATGAACTTGACTATATTCTCAAACGTAAGAAAAAGGGTCAATTCGTGTTGCCGGTTTTTTACGAAGTGGAACCGTCGGAAGTACGTAAACAAGAGCAAAAGTTTGGAGACAACTTAAGTAAACATGCAGAAAAATTCAAGGATAAGGTGCAAAATTGGAAAGCAGCTCTAAATAAAGTTGGTCGTTTGTCTGGATGCCATTACAAAGG CGGTTCGGAAACTAAATTTATCCGGGAAATTATTGAAGagatttcaaaattcaaaataatgggAAAACTCTTATATGTTGCCAAATACCCTGTTGGAGTAGATTCTCGTGCCAAGGATGTAGAATCTCTTGTAGATATTAAGTCAGATTATGTACATATGGTAGGAATTCATGGTCTTGGGGGAATAGGTAAGACTACCATCGCAAAAGCTGTTTATAACAAAATTGTTGGTAATTTTGAAAGAAGCTGCTTTTTAGCAAATGTCAGAGAAAATTCAAGGACAGATGATGACACAATTAAGCTACAAGAGAAAATTCTTTCTAAAATCTTACAAAATCAACATTTGAAGGTGAACAATGTATCCGAAGGAATTAATGTGATAAAGGAAAGGCTTCGTAGTAAAAGGGTTCTTTTGGTTCTTGATGACGTGgataaatcaaaacaaatagaaaatttgctTGCTAAACATGATTGGTTGGTATCAGGAAGTAGAGTCATTATAACAACAAGAGATGAACACTTGTTAATTGCTCTTGGAAAAGTTTGTACAACTTACAAGGTCAAGAAATTAGACAATCATGAAGCTCTTGACCTCTTTAGTCAATATGCTTTCCATAAAGTCAAACCCGATGAAGAATATTCCAAACTTACAAATCAAGCCTTGTATTATGCCAAAGGTCTTCCATTAGCTCTAGAAATAATAGGTTCTAATTTGTGTGGGGAAACAAAACCTGTATGGGAAAGTACACTCcgtaaatatgaaaaatatccCGATGAAAGAATTAATGAAATACTTGAGGTAAGTTATGATGGATTgggagaaaatgaaaagaatatatTTCTTGATATTTCATGTTTCTTCAAGGGAAGGTCTAaagattttgttgaaaatatattaGACAAGTGCAATTTATATCCAAAGTCTGGTATTCAAATACTTGTTCATAAATCCCTCATAACTATTGATCAATATGGCAAATTGTCAATGCATGACTTGATACAACAAATGGGAATGGAAATTGTTCGGCAAGAATCGCCAAATATCCCTAGAAAACGTAGCAGGTTATGCAATTATAAGGATGCTCTTCAATTTCTACTTGGAAATACG GGTTCTGAGGAAATTCGCGGTATAATGCTGTATTCACCTACTCTAAAACAAGTGCGATTACACCCTGAAGCTTTCAAAATGATGGAAAATCTCATATTTCTTATGGTTGATAATGTTGAAATTTCTGAAGCACTTACATATCTCCCTAGTGGACTAAGGCTTCTTGAATGGCCAAAATATCCTTTTAACTTTCCATCCAACTATTGCCCTCAACAACTTGTTGCACTCGAGATGCGGGGAAGTTGCATTAGATTGGAGAAGATATTTAAGCAG GAGGAtttgtatgaaaatataaaaagtattaatttGAGTGAGTGTGAATTCATTAGAAAACTTCCTGGTTTTCGCGCTCCAAACTTAGAGACATTGAACTTGGGTGGTTGTGTAAATTTAACTGAGGTCCATGACAACATTGGATTACTTGATAAGCTTGAATATTGGGAACTTGGTTTTTGCAAAAAGCTCGAAATTCTTCCCAGCAAGCTCAATTTGAAATCTCTTTGGAATTTAAATCTACATGGCTGCAAAAGGCTTAAAAAGTTCCCCCAGATTCATCCAGAAATGAAATGTTTGATATTATATTTGGGTGATACTCGTATTAGCAAATTGCCCTCATCACTAAAGTATCTCACCCGTGGGCTTATTGGTTTACACCTAAATGATGTTCAAAATCTAGATCTCAGCTTTGCGCAATATGGGTTTAAGAGCTTGACATATCTAGATCTCAGCAGTTTTGATGGAAATATGGTTGATTTATATATTTGGTTGAGGCCCGATTACCTCCCGGTATTGGCAACTCTACTGCTATATTTTCAAACCAGTGAATCACATTGA